The following proteins come from a genomic window of Metarhizium brunneum chromosome 2, complete sequence:
- the MED7 gene encoding Mediator of RNA polymerase II transcription subunit 7 yields MAEQEPHSLASTFPNPPPFWKDFTPDRVARIDELRSAFAGGASDHASSPVVRIPGLPEELTNLQPPPEPSDGRWRVFGDQYMLDDKLPTLEEQGITNLPTTGLSDSKDAKHYDRAFELKKLVKSLLLNFLELAGTLSRNPAHAEAKIQDLRTLFINIHHILNEYRPHQARESAIAMMQDHLDKTRSETDAIRMQVEKAKSVLEGLGKLGQGDVELAGEEGAGEAGDETETMRIRREMDLWAAADAEFAL; encoded by the exons ATGGCCGAACAGGAACCGCACTCGCTCGCGTCCACATTTCCCAACCCGCCTCCCTTCTGGAAAGACTTCACACCGGACAGAGTAGCGCGGATCGACGAGCTACGGAGCGCATTTGCCGGAGGCGCCAGCGACCATGCCTCCTCGCCCGTTGTCCGCATCCCCGGCTTGCCAGAAGAATTGACGAACCTACAACCGCCCCCAGAGCCATCGGACGGACGGTGGCGAGTCTTTGGCGACCAGTACATG CTGGACGATAAACTGCCCACCCTCGAAGAACAAGGCATCACCAACCTGCCCACCACAGGCCTCTCCGACTCCAAGGACGCAAAGCACTACGACCGCGCATTCGAACTCAAGAAGCTCGTCAAGTCTCTGCTCCTCAACTTCCTCGAGCTCGCCGGCACGCTGTCGCGAAACCCCGCCCACGCAGAAGCCAAGATTCAGGATCTGCGGACGCTGTTTATCAACATCCACCACATCCTCAACGAGTACCGGCCCCATCAGGCGCGAGAGTCGGCCATCGCCATGATGCAGGACCACCTGGACAAGACGCGCAGCGAGACCGACGCCATAAGAATGCAGGTCGAGAAGGCAAAGAGCGTCCTGGAGGGCCTGGGGAAACTTGGCCAGGGAGACGTGGAGCTTGCTGGGGAAGAGGGTGCCGGCGAGGCGGGGGATGAGACGGAAACCATGAGGATTAGGAGGGAGATGGACTTGTGGGCCGCTGCGGATGCCGAGTTTGCACTGTGA